tttttgtcaaatattaCTAGTGTGTTCAGGACACTAGAGTTCATTTCTGTGAGgagagcaaaataaagtaaactgtgacgtATTATACCCACACAATCTTCATACAGTGACTACCAgtaaaaatgattcagacactttgacctgagcaTGTTTTGTTGAAGTGTTTtctctttaattgctaatgcgacctttgacaccacagactgaactaaatgaagcattgctgctcattggttgagctaaattggtattatctaatagTGTACTTAAatctaacagctgattggttaattgtaatccattacatcccATTAGttttctgacattatcaagataaGTTTGTTTtaagttcttgtcatattttattaccattttctaaactatagcgaataaactgtgataatgtgagaacaTGTTGAAgctgtctgaatacattttggtttgactggaTAACAATTGATTCAAAtgcatataaaatatttttaataattatttaaaatacagaGATATCTTGAAGTTTATCAATTACCAGTAAAACGTTCATTTCATTCATGCTTCTGTGTGATGTGTCATTTCTTTCCAGGCTGGTTTCGTCGGCGCTTTGGAAACCAAAGGAATGAGTTGGACCAAAGCGAACCACACACATGTTCTCAGAAGTGTTCGTCTGGACACTCCGACTCCACATCTAGCTGCTCGATGTgcccctcttcctcctcctcctcctccaaaTCTACCTCCTCAGTGAAGCTGTCGGCCTCAGAAAAGCCTCTGCCCTCGGTGCTCTTCTCATCCTTCCGCTCCGCTCGCAGATATGACCTCTGTGTGTGTCACGCTGAGAAGGACATTGATCTAGCGCAGGATTTGGCCTCTTTCCTCGAAGAGTCCTCTAAAGGTCTGCGCTGTTACCTGCAGGAGCGCGACTGTCCACCAGGAGGCGCCGTGTCCTCTGAGCTCCTGCAGGCCGTGCGGGACAGCCACTGCTGGGTGCTTCTCCTCACTCCAGACTTTCTAAAGGATGATTGGTGCTTGTATCAGATGCACCAGGTCCTGTCTGAGGGTCCCATGTCCCAGAGGATCATCCCTGCCATAATAAACATGCCCAGATCCGAGCTCCCGCTGGAACTCCGCTTTGTCTTTACAGTGGATCTGAATATGAACAAAGCGTTTGGATACACTCAAGTTTACATGACGGTGATTAACTGTGAGTAGagcattttgtatttttataatcTTTATTTAGTGGTTGCAGGTTCAAACATATTGTACTTGAATTGTATTTACAATcaaaggggtggttctgtgttttgtttttgttttgttttgtaaacactcggttgtgtttatggggagcAGTATAAAATTTcttaatatttctttttttttttaagccgtatttttcttctattctccctatATTCCACatcgctgtctccactgtcctttgaacggctcctttgcttcctgcttctatgaaccCCATCCCTCCGacaaacacaatggtcttagattggttagatggccaaatgtagtttcctgtatttttattggctgaaatgCCAAGCACAgtttgtccggaaacgccacgccccttccatttacgggcagaagtcacatctggggcagtgtttttgtaggcaataaactaccataactttaaaagacaatatctccctttgcattgaacttttagcgctgtaactttgcagataatgTTTTAGctgcaacattacacactaactaaagttaaaaaatttaaatcgcatgcaaccaccccgtTACCATAagttttaacataattatttACATAAGGATGCATATTTGTCAGTCATACATAATTGGAACAGGTAAGATTTCTACAACGCTAACCCAGACAGCAACACAGTGTTGGTCCACATCTGGATTCCACGTGTAGCCTACcagatgtgggccggatctgggccgacactGTTATTGTCTGGGAATAAACAGAATGTGTTCAAAATACAATAACCACATTTGTCATCAATAAACCCAATTTGTTACAATCTTACATTTCAACTGGTAGCCATATTTTAACCATgcatgttcatactttttaaCGGAATAAATTTAATCACTTTCACAATTAACAGATCATGCTGATTTGAATAATGCATTtactaatatttaaataaaatcaaatagatgcaaatagttaatagttcatttttttgagtgcagaAATCTTATTTATGTATGATATTATTTGTTTGTGACTGGCAAATATGCGTCACATTaagtttattagtttgtttaaaTCTGAAAGtcccactgaagtgctttgaaaTGTGCAGCGTTATTCTGTGTCGacatttccactgaaacaggaagtCAGGGCGAAACCTATCAGACTCTCCTTTTCCTCtccctttttaaaaatagccaaTAGCATTTAATCACAGCTCAGAAAAGCGGCAGTGTCCTCCTAATCTCCTCAATATCgctttaaaatacagcattctgtGTTCTGTGAATTTAAAGGTCTGATACGTTTTCTGGTCCGCAGCAACATGAAACCAGAATTAATTTATCCtaatggaaagcatatttacactgtcccctatatagtgcagtctACTCGTTCCCTACCACCTatgtagtgcactgtctgatcgttccctaccACCTATGTAGTGCAGTCTAAttgtcccctatcccctatatagtgcagtctAATTGCTCCCTATACCCTAAATAGTGCACTGTCcgataggggatagggaatgatcagacagtgcactatttaggggatagggaacaatcaggcAGTGCAACTTACTTTGCACTATGCAAAGGATTAATGTAGTGTTAGTGACTGATAGTGGATATGGATAAAGGCTGATGTAATGAACTGACGGTAACaacgcgctgttgacgctcgcgcATCTTGAGGAGAAATCTAAAAAGCGCTGCTCACACATAGTTATTGAggtaaacattcaaaatgttacgtttttatctttataacatatgaaacagttaaacaacatcacaaccaaatgtgctgttttcctgaataccatcacgactgaaaatgtcactgatttcctatgacagctccataaacaatcattaacattatagtgacttacattttagatgcaatattgagtctcttttttctatttcagctgcgaaaatagttccaaacaaagattccaagcaacaaagttccaaacagcagaaccataacacATCTCACGTGTTTTGATTGATTCAGTGGCTGGatcaaagattcaataaccTGTTCGTAAATGACTGCCTTATTCTTAAAGGAAtcagtcgtttgaatgaatcgtttgaattaatgactcactcattaagactcacctactgccacctactggtggtttagtttcctatatttttcaacatttattttgtttattcaaaaatacaaatctcataacatgATTTAATGCAGTAGTAATTTTTCTGGTGGTAACATCCCTATAGtctcttattttaatttaatgtatagatcaaatttaagaatataatatgaaacctgaagctta
The nucleotide sequence above comes from Pseudorasbora parva isolate DD20220531a chromosome 16, ASM2467924v1, whole genome shotgun sequence. Encoded proteins:
- the tirap gene encoding toll/interleukin-1 receptor domain-containing adapter protein isoform X2, whose product is MEESRVSSIMGWFRRRFGNQRNELDQSEPHTCSQKCSSGHSDSTSSCSMCPSSSSSSSKSTSSVKLSASEKPLPSVLFSSFRSARRYDLCVCHAEKDIDLAQDLASFLEESSKGLRCYLQERDCPPGGAVSSELLQAVRDSHCWVLLLTPDFLKDDWCLYQMHQVLSEGPMSQRIIPAIINMPRSELPLELRFVFTVDLNMNKAFGYTQVYMTVINCE
- the tirap gene encoding toll/interleukin-1 receptor domain-containing adapter protein isoform X1, whose product is MEESRVSSIMGWFRRRFGNQRNELDQSEPHTCSQKCSSGHSDSTSSCSMCPSSSSSSSKSTSSVKLSASEKPLPSVLFSSFRSARRYDLCVCHAEKDIDLAQDLASFLEESSKGLRCYLQERDCPPGGAVSSELLQAVRDSHCWVLLLTPDFLKDDWCLYQMHQVLSEGPMSQRIIPAIINMPRSELPLELRFVFTVDLNMNKAFGYTQVYMTVINYLKDMCVKENPSNASQSHS